The DNA window TAGTACCTGACCGTTCCTGGAGGGCGGAGATCCAAAGCTGGTCTCTCTGGGCTctgatcaaggtgtgggcaggcctTTGGGCAGGCCCCAGGGGGAATCACTGCCTGGCCTTTTCCggtttctcctctttcccttacAAGGACCCTGTGAGGACACTGGCCTCCCTGGATgatccagggaagcccctcctcacCTCAGGGTCCTTTGCTTAATCTCCTCGGCAGAGTCTCTTTGAACATACTCAGTCTCTTTGAACCTGGGGGTTAGGGCGTGCTTGTCCCTGTGAGGCTGACATTCTGCCTCCGCATGGGCCATCTCCTCCCCTGTATTACAGGGGAGACCCTGAGGTGGGTCAGGCCCACCCCAAGTGTAGAGTCTTGCAAATTGTCTCGCATGGGAACAACTCAAGGTGGAATCAAACACCCAGTTTCACAGAGGGACACAAATCATTGTGAAAGTTCAGCAAATTCACCGATGCCCCTCTTCCCAGACAGCGCTGTCGAGTCAAGAACGTCTCAGTCACTTAATGATAAGAAATGCCACACTAactcttagagaaatgcaaatggaaactacagaggtaccacctcacactggtcagaatggccatcattcaaAAGTCTCcgaataataaatgctggagagggtgtggagaagagggaaccttcctatgctgttggtgggaatgtaagttggtgcagtggGTAACAGTAGGGAGGCTCCTCAGAAAACTGAGGTAGAGTTGCCGTGTGGTCCAGCAGTCCcagtactgggcatatatccagaaaaagctatgatttgaaaagatacatggacccctgtgttcatagcagcactgtccacaatagccaagacatgcaaacaacctgtccatggacagatgaacggGTAAAGAACATGTGGCACATACAtatggtggaatattactcagccataaacaaggatgaaataatgtcatttgcagtgcCGTGGTGgccctagaggttatcatactaagtgaagtaagtcaaagagaaagacaaataccatatgatatcacttacatgtgttatctaaaatacaacacaaattgAACCTATCTATTAATAcggaacagaaacagactcacagacagggAGAACAGACATGTAGTTGCCAAGGAGAAGCAGGTGAGGGAGGGACGAATTGGGAGTTTTggattagcaggtgcaaactattgtatataggatggataaacagcaaggccctctgtacagcacatggaactatagTCAGGATCCTGCGGtaaaccatatggaaaagaatatgaagaagaatcTGTATAGCAGagttactttgctatacagcagaaaattcacacaacattgtagatcaactagcTGTCAATAAGACTTTCTCTTTTAAATGCTGTACATGGATCACTCACCTTGTGCAGACTGAGCTGGTTGTAGTCCTGGAGTCAGTGGTAGGTTTCAACCTCAGCCCCACCATTTACAAGGTCCACCCTGTGCAAAGCACTCCACCTCCCTGAGCTCCAGCTTCCTCACCTGTGACATGAGGTTGACTCAGCAAAGCTTCAAGCTTCGGAGAGACTGGACCAAGAATACACATGAAGCACTTTCCAGCGCTGAGCATGTCAAAGGCACTTGATAATTAACCCCAGCCACTCCTGGATTCCAAGTCAAACATTCCAGGCTCTTCCCCTTTATCGAATCTTTCACTGGCACTAGAATCCAGCAGTTGATACAGGGCATCGCTGacaggaacagcatgtgcaaaggccctgtggtgggGAGGACAGGCTGTGCGGTGAGCGTTAGGGGCTGAAGAAGGTCTGTGTGGCACTGTGCTGCCCTGCTCCTTCACCTCGGAGGCCCCCAAAGCCTTGTGCCTTCTGCGTGCTCACTGGTCGTGGCTGTAGACACAGCGATGAGTGAGGGCAGAGTACGGGGGCAGGACTGCCTGAGACAACAGGGCTGTCATACAGATCCGGCCTTGGGGGTTCCGGGGTGGGTGTTAGGGTCACACGACCTGAGTTTCTGCAGGCAccagcctgggggcaggggggttGGGGTTGGAGAGGTTGGGCCCTGtggccccatccccacccccctcccccaggagcTGCCCTTGCTGTGACATCCTTTCCTGGGGCCAGGTGAAGAAGATGGGCGAGCTGGGGCTTATGGCCATGAACGTGCCCGAGGAGCTCAGCGGAGCCGGCCTCGATTACCTGGCCTACTCCATCGCCATGGAGGAGATCAGCCGGGGCTGCGCCTCCGCGGGAGTCATCATGAGTGTCAACAATGTGAGCCTCCCGCCTGGGCCTCGGACACacaggcagagagggagggggcTCCAGACGGCCCCACATCCAGGCACAGCCCTCCCTTGGCTCCCCGCCCCTGACCGCCGCTAGGCCTGGTCCTTTGCATGGGGCCTCTGGAGAGAGGAGGCCTGGGGGTGGGCATGCGGGTGTGCTGGGGCCTGCAATGACCTCCCCCCACGGTCCCCCCAGTCCCTCTACTTAGGGCCCATCCTGAAGTTCGGCACCAAGGAGCAGAAGCAGCGATGGGTCACTCCCTTCACTAGAGGCGACAAAATTGGCTGCTTTGCCCTCAGTGAACCAGGTACCACCTGGGACCGTGgctcacccacccccacccccaccccacccggggTCCACCTTGCCTGAGCTGGGACGGAGGGACTTGGACCCCACGGTCCCTTTGGCTTGGAGACAGCCAGGTGCCACATCCCCGCACCTCTAGAGAGGGAGCTGGTGTAGCCCTCCAGCCCCTTCTCTCAGGAGCCAGACCCTGATTCCCTGCGCCTGGGTCTGGCTCAccagctgggggggtggggggcacagaaTGGGGGGGGTTGCTTGGCAGGGCTGGGGAGTGCTTGGTGTGGGAGGTGTGAGGTTGGGTCCCTGGCGAGCTGGCGGCGGTGGACTCTGAGTCTGCGTGTGGGGCAGGGAACGGCAGCGACGCAGGGGCCGCGGCCACCACCGCGCGGGCAGACGGTGATTCATGGGTCCTGAGTGGCACCAAGGCCTGGATCACCAACGCCTGGGAGGCCTCGGCCGGAGTGGTCTTCGCCAGTACCGACAGATCCTTGCATAACAAGGTGGGGGGCCCGGAAGGGAGGGGCGGCAAGCCGTTCAGTGTCTCCAGCTGCATCTCTGTGGTCTGACAGAGCCGCTTGGGCTCTGGGGCTCTTGCCAGCCGTCCCTTTTCCGCCCCGGGGCGGCGCTGTCCCCGGAGGAGCCAGCAGAGGGCGTCACAGCGAGGTTCTGAGGGAGGTGGAAATTGGGGGGGCGACCCGAGTGGGTGGTTCGTCTGAGGGGCGTGGCCTCGGGCCGGTGAGCAAGCCAGGGGCGTGTCCCGGCCTCCAGGGCATCAGTGCCTTCCTGGTCCCCATGCCCACACCCGGGCTCACCCTGGGGAAGAAGGAAGACAAGCTGGGCATCCGGGCCTCGTCCACGGCCAACCTCATCTTCGAGGACTGTCGCATCCCCAAGGACAGCCTGCTGGGGGAGCCGGGGCTGGGCTTCAAGATCGCCATGGTGAGCCTGGCAGCGGGGGGCGGGGGTTCCTTAGGGTGAGGCCCTGGGGAACGGCCGGCCCCTGACAGGTGGGTCCTCACAGCAAACCCTGGACATGGGCCGCATTGGCATCGCCTCCCAGGCCCTGGGCATCGCCCAGGCCGCCCTGGACTGTGCTGTGACCTACGCCGAGAACCGCAGTGCTTTCGGGACGCCCCTCACCAAGCTGCAGGGCATCCAGGTAACAGACGCGCAGCTTTGCCTGAACGCCAGAGGGACGCGATTTCGgcctctcctctctgcctcccagACGGCTTTCAGCCTCGGCTCCGTCCTCCGCCCTCCTCTGTCCCGCCCCTCAGGGAGAGGGAAGGGCGGGCCTGCACTGACGGTGGGGCGGGTCTGGGTTGTTGCAGTTCAAGTTGGCGGACATGGCCCTCGCCCTGGAGAGTGCCCGGCTGCTGACCTGGCGCGCTGCCATGCTGAAGGACAACAAGAAGCCTTTCACCAAGGTGCCAGTGGGGCAGGGGTCTCCCCGGGCCCAGCCCAGAGCTTCCATGGCGGCAGAGGCACTGAGGGAGCCGTCTGGGCGGGGTTCCAGTTCCTTGAGCCTGTGGGTTTATCGCTCCAAGGGGCGGCTTCCCCAGGCCCGCCGTGTTGAACAGGCCAGGTGCTAAGAATTTCTGACGCCACCGTCCTCTGTGGTTAGGAGGCGGCAATGGCCAAGCTGGCTGCATCGGAGGCCGCAACTGCCATCACCCACCAGGTGAGAGTCCCCACTGCCTGGGTGAGCTCCCCAGGGTTGGGTAAGCGGGAGTGTGCCGGCTGCTTCTTCCTCCCCGCTGGCCCTTCTGCGTGGATGGTCCTGCCCTGTCTTTCCCCCAcgagttgggggcggggggggtgtTGGTCTTCCTTTCCTGAGCCCTCGCGTTCCCCCTCAGGCCATGCAGATCCTGGGCGGCATGGGCTACGTGACGGAGATGCCGGCCGAGCGGCACTACCGCGACGCCCGCATCACCGAGATTTATGAAGGCACCAGTGAGATCCAGAGGCTCGTGGTCGCCGGGCACCTGCTCAAGAGCTACCGGAGCTGAGCCCTTTCTGGAGGGCTGACCGTGCCGGCCGGGGAGCCGAGCTGGCCCGAGGGCCCTGGGAAAGGGGGCGGGAGTCACGTGGCCTTCCCCCTGACTCCCCCGCTGCAGCCTGCGGGGCGGGGCCACGCCCCCTCTTGCCAGGACCCCTCCCACCGCCCAGGCCCAGGCTCCTGGGTGGGCCTGCTGCCCGCCGTTACCTCTGTCCACCCCAGAGCCGGCTTCCTAAGAGTAAGCGGAGGCGGGGCTGCAACCTGGCCTGAGGACGCCCAtctccagctgtttcttgactttgTACCCTCTCCACCGTTGACCGTGCCTTATTTTCTTCATCTGGGGGCTCGGCCGTGGGAAGGGAGAAATGATTCCCCCGGGGACTCCCCGGTTCTGTCCTGTGGGTCCTGGCGCTCAGCAGGAGACCCAGCGTCTGCCGTTTCCACCGAGTTCAGGGTCTGGAGGAGTGGGTTGGAGGCCCGAACGACCACATCTCGATGCAGAAGTTGTGTTCTCTGAGGCCTTCGCCGCCTTGGGGCTGGGTCGttatgaaagccttcctgcgcACCGATAACCTTTGTAAAGTATAAATGAGTACAGGTGAGGGGTCTGACTTGTGCTTTGGGACAATTATGTGTGGGAACCGAGTAATAAAGCATACCTGTCCCCTGACCCGTGTGTCCTTGCCTGAGTGCTGCTGGGGAGGGAACGATGGTCCTTTAGCCTGCTCTCTACAAACCCCCaccctgtgtgagtgtgtgtgtaagagagacgggggtgggggtggggggtggggagggctgaaTCAAaccagggactcctgcattgcaggcagattcattaccgtctgagccactagggaagcgcAAAGTTTTGGAGAGAGAGAGTAATCATAAACTCAGCAAGGAAACGGGTTTTAGGAGGGTTGGGTTTCCAGTCCCGGTGCTGCGGGGCTGGCGTTGGAACGGAAGAGCCTCTGCGGGGGTCGAGGGGAGCACGCGACTATCACCGCTGTGGCCCAAGgcagagaagagagtggaaatgctggagaagacggaaaaggggagtggggtgggggtgagaagAGCCCGCAAAGAGAGATTCAGAGGAGGTGGGGACAGCCCTCCGCCGCTGAGCGGGAAGGGCTGAGACGTAGACTTGAGGTCTCTGGAGGGCAGGGGGAACGGGGACATGATCCATTTGGAGCCACCATGCAGTGGGCGCCCAACCACGCGGGCCGTCGCCGCGCGCGGGTTCCGTGCAGGTTTGGGAGGCAGCCTCCAGCCTGCTGACCCCGGGCGCCCAGGGCCGGCCTTGCTTTTGACCCTCGGGCAGCGCCCGAGCCGAGGCTCCCGCGGGAGAGAGCGGTTCTCTGGGCACATGTTccttgggggcggggcggggcaccTGGTCCAGGTGCgcgggatggaggagcctggccgtGCTGGGCCGGGAGGCGCAGCGGCGGCGGCGTGTTTCACCCGCTGCGCAGGCGGGCGGGGCGTGAGTGTTAACAGGTGCGGGATCCCGGGATCCCGAGATGCCCAGGCGCACAGATGCGGCCGCGAGGAGCCCACGGACCGCTTCGCTGCCGCCTCCTCCTACTCCAGGTAAGCGGCCAGCGCACCCCTCTGCGGGGCCCTGGGTTGGGGTGCAAGCTGAAGGTGCGGGGAGCAGCCTGGGATTCAGGGCTCCTGCCCCGGAGCAGCCAcggttgagccacctgggaggctggGAAAGGACGTTCTCTCCCCGACTCAGTGACTGGGGCACCACAGGCGTCCAGATGGCACCACGACGCCTCCAACGAGGCAGCCCTGGCTCCTGGCCCGTGTAAGGGTGTGGGGACAGGCACGAGGTTGAGGCGGTCTCTGGGCCTTTCCTCCAGGCAGTGGTGGAGGGTGAGGGGGCTTTGAGGTTCACAGGGGAACAGAGGGGGCCCAAGCTGAGCCCCGGTCCCAGGCGGGACGCCAGGCTgggaacctgcttctcctgctctAGACTCTGGCCCCTCCTGGCCTGGCATCAAGCCCGCCTGGCCTACCTGCTGAAAAGGCTCCAGACCTTGAAGggccaggcagccagagccacagAGGTCCACAGGGCTGGGCCAGCGGAgtcagccccacctgggaagtatGCTGATTTGTCCAGTGGCCGCCCCAGCTGACCGTGTTCTTCTCAGATGGGGCTGGGAAGAACCTCAGCGACAGGGCCAGATAGAGCCATACCACCCTCCATTTCTCAGGTGAAAAGCCAGGGTCTCTGAGCCAAGGTCCAGGAGTGTATGCACTCCTGGGCTTCCAAAAGCTCTCACAGGTCTCGGGTCTCCCTTtccagttgggggtggggggaggcggaagtcagttcagtcactcagtcgtatccgactctttgcaaccccatggactgcagcacgccaggctttcctgtccatcaccaactcccagaatttactcaaactcatgtccattgagtcagtgatgccgtccaaccatcgtatcctctgtcgtccccttctcctccctccttcaatctttcccagcatcagggtcttttccaaggagtcagctctttgcatcaggtggccaaagtattggagtttcagcttcaacatcagtccttccaatgaacacccaggactgatctactttaggatggactggttggatcttgcagtccaagggactctcaagagtcttctccaacaccacagttcaaaagcatcaattcttcggtgctcagccttcttcacagtccaactctcacacccatacatgactactggaaaaaccgtggctttgactaggcggacctttgttggcaaagtcatatctctgctttttaatatgctgtctaggttagtcataacttttcttccaaggagcaaacgtcttttaatttcatggctgcagtcaccatctgcagtgattttggagccccccaaaataaaggctgtcactatttccattgtttccccatctatttgccatgaagtgatgggaccagatgctatgatcttagttttctgaatgttgagttttaagccatctttttcactgtcctctttcactttcatcaagaggctctttagttcttcttcatatctgaggttattgatatttctcccagaaatcttgattccagcttgtggggAGAGTCAACCATGAACCCTCAGTTTTGAGCAGGGAGCAGGCCTTCCTTAGTGGAAGCTTCTCCAGCTCAGAACTGAATGTTGAACTGCACCTGAGGTCCCCTTGAACCTGAACTACACAGGTGGGTTGCAAACATGTCGCTGTGTGCCTCTCGTTCTAGGATGTTTTCTCAGAGTGAATTTGTTTTTTGTGACATTGGCATTTTTGAAGTGTACAGAcaggttaatttt is part of the Bubalus kerabau isolate K-KA32 ecotype Philippines breed swamp buffalo chromosome 16, PCC_UOA_SB_1v2, whole genome shotgun sequence genome and encodes:
- the ACADS gene encoding short-chain specific acyl-CoA dehydrogenase, mitochondrial; the encoded protein is MAATLLARACGLVRGAPWPWGWRRLHTVYQSVELPETHQMLRQTCRDFAEKELFPIAAQVDKEHRFPAAQVKKMGELGLMAMNVPEELSGAGLDYLAYSIAMEEISRGCASAGVIMSVNNSLYLGPILKFGTKEQKQRWVTPFTRGDKIGCFALSEPGNGSDAGAAATTARADGDSWVLSGTKAWITNAWEASAGVVFASTDRSLHNKGISAFLVPMPTPGLTLGKKEDKLGIRASSTANLIFEDCRIPKDSLLGEPGLGFKIAMQTLDMGRIGIASQALGIAQAALDCAVTYAENRSAFGTPLTKLQGIQFKLADMALALESARLLTWRAAMLKDNKKPFTKEAAMAKLAASEAATAITHQAMQILGGMGYVTEMPAERHYRDARITEIYEGTSEIQRLVVAGHLLKSYRS